A window of Marinobacter salarius contains these coding sequences:
- the asd gene encoding aspartate-semialdehyde dehydrogenase: MKRVGLIGWRGMVGSVLMQRMREENDFADIEPIFFTTSQAGKPAPDVGKEGVPALQDAFDIDTLKTLDVVVTCQGGDYTGAVYQKLRDAGWQGYWIDAASTLRMVDHSVIVLDPVNRNVIDDALAKGVKDYVGGNCTVSLMMLALGGLLEQDLIEWVSPMTYQAASGSGAQNMRELLNQMGELKGSVSDGLADPSSAILDIDRKVTETMRSDGFPTEHFEVPLAGSLIPFIDKQLDNGMSKEEWKAGVETNKILGRSSNPIPIDGICVRIGAMRSHSQALTIKLKKDLPVSEIESILAKANDWVKVIPNERDATLRELTPAKVTGTLSVPIGRIRKLTMGPEYISAFTVGDQLLWGAAEPLRRMLRILQEQ, encoded by the coding sequence ATGAAGCGAGTTGGACTTATTGGCTGGCGCGGTATGGTGGGCTCTGTCCTCATGCAGCGCATGCGTGAAGAAAACGATTTTGCAGATATCGAACCGATCTTCTTTACCACCTCCCAGGCTGGAAAACCGGCACCGGACGTAGGCAAAGAGGGTGTGCCTGCGCTGCAGGATGCCTTCGATATCGATACCCTGAAAACGCTGGATGTGGTGGTTACCTGCCAGGGCGGGGATTACACCGGTGCCGTGTACCAGAAACTCCGTGATGCCGGATGGCAGGGGTACTGGATTGACGCCGCTTCCACGCTGCGGATGGTCGATCATTCCGTCATCGTTCTCGACCCGGTCAACCGCAACGTGATTGACGATGCGCTGGCAAAGGGTGTGAAGGACTATGTTGGTGGTAACTGTACTGTCAGCCTGATGATGCTGGCCCTTGGTGGCTTGCTGGAGCAGGACCTGATTGAATGGGTATCTCCCATGACCTATCAGGCGGCATCAGGTTCTGGTGCACAGAACATGCGGGAACTGCTCAATCAGATGGGTGAGCTGAAGGGCAGCGTGAGTGATGGGTTGGCAGATCCGTCTTCGGCTATCCTCGATATTGATCGCAAGGTAACCGAAACCATGCGTTCGGACGGTTTTCCCACCGAGCACTTCGAAGTGCCGCTGGCAGGCAGCCTGATTCCGTTTATCGACAAGCAACTTGATAACGGCATGAGCAAGGAAGAATGGAAAGCGGGCGTCGAGACCAACAAGATTCTCGGTCGCAGCAGCAACCCGATCCCCATCGATGGCATCTGCGTTCGTATCGGTGCCATGCGTTCTCACAGCCAGGCCTTGACCATTAAATTGAAGAAGGACCTTCCGGTTTCCGAGATTGAGTCCATCCTGGCGAAAGCCAACGACTGGGTGAAGGTGATTCCCAATGAGCGCGATGCCACTCTTAGGGAACTTACCCCGGCGAAGGTCACGGGTACTTTGAGTGTTCCTATCGGCCGTATCCGGAAGCTGACCATGGGACCTGAGTATATCTCAGCGTTCACGGTCGGTGACCAGTTGCTGTGGGGCGCCGCGGAACCGCTTAGGCGGATGCTTCGCATACTGCAGGAGCAGTAA